The following are encoded together in the Monomorium pharaonis isolate MP-MQ-018 unplaced genomic scaffold, ASM1337386v2 scaffold_536, whole genome shotgun sequence genome:
- the LOC118648606 gene encoding uncharacterized protein LOC118648606: MRIQSKFICVRQIWHYSTFSIKLQVMDASTVLERRLIFDQWVLGLSTFEGRVRIVRCSRSSFEQWVLGLSSKEDRVRIGRQYFLGKSMHWSNFFRGQYQHPLLEA, translated from the coding sequence ATGAGGATCCAGAGTAAGTTCATTTGTGTTCGACAGATTTGGCATTATTCGACATTCTCGATCAAGCTGCAAGTAATGGATGCTAGTACTGTTCTTGAAAGAAGATTAATCTTCGATCAATGGGTGCTGGGACTATCTACTTTTGAGGGCAGAGTCCGCATTGTTCGATGTTCTCGTTCGAGCTTCGAGCAATGGGTGCTGGGACTGTCCTCGAAAGAAGATAGAGTCCGCATTGGTCGACAGTATTTTCTAGGGAAGAGTATGCACTGGTCAAACTTCTTCCGGGGACAGTACCAGCATCCATTACTCGAAGCTTGA
- the LOC105834125 gene encoding uncharacterized protein LOC105834125 isoform X2 yields the protein MYYVIFWDEYCQIIPHCWLNISDNTFQHPPSTCNMTKAIKKKINPGNDWKTSSYRTLLGPYDTYDKAREVEKSCTNISSSDDVQLAALNNLEQILPSKRQIIKKKFYDDTDDNKIKHPSKKYKRIPTPPHNYKEQNESDVSSKNGSPITNLETKTKNLKRNEVYITRNVPSTSKVPPVLKEHPFSIQVYHNESEGEEEEGEGGEEVDVIYSSVPENSDNDGYVISTDDDINNATIFATLISLQKKIDSLSEDFKRETAKNRAKVQEILAILRDKFPNGGNEEISHGLMPEFPLVTIEEYVQFNDMLKNDEQIRKCFDKRIKNIGGHTAQKMVSNILTTCITFEVGHKLSWTGAKNTLAIENSSFANIIIGVVSRTRAKGSTEYTIAEIIKHIKNWLQHAGDKMRYRLKKSA from the exons ATGTATTACGTCATATTTTGGGACGAATACTGTCAAATTATTCCTCATTGTTGGTTGAACATTTCTGACAATACATTCCAACATCCACCATCTACATGTAATATGacaaaagcaataaaaaaaaaaattaatcctgGTAATGATTGGAAAACGTCAAGTTACCGTACACTTTTGGGACCTTATGATACATATGATAAAGCTCGAGAAGTTGAAAAGTCTTGCACTAATATATCATCTTCGGATGATGTTCAATTAGCTGCTTTGAATAATTTGGAGCAAATATTGCCTTCAAAACGGcaaataataaagaagaaattttatgacGATACAGATGATAATAAGATTAAACATC cgagcaagaaatataaaagaattccTACTCCTCCACATAATTACAAAGAACAAAACGAAAGTGACGTGTCTAGTAAAAACGGATCACCCATAACAAATTTAGAAACTAAAACGAAAAACCTg aaaaggaATGAAGTCTATATAACTAGAAATGTGCCATCTACTTCCAAAGTTCCACCGGTTTTAAAGGAGCATCCATTTTCTATTCAAGTTTATCACAATGAAAGtgaaggagaagaagaagaaggagaaggaggagaagaagtGGACGTAATTTATTCTTCTGTGCCTGAGAATTCAGACAATGATG GTTATGTTATTAGTACGGACGATGACATAAATAATGCAACTATTTTTGCAACTTTga TTTCTTTACAGAAGAAAATTGATTCTCTTTCCGAAGATTTTAAACGCGAAACTgcaaagaacagagcaaaagtCCAAGAAATACTTGCaattttaagagataaattCCCGAATGGTGGAAATGAAGAAATTTCTCATGGTTTAATGCCTGAATTTCCCTTGGTAACCATAGAAGAATACGTCCAATTTAATGATATGTTGAAAAATGATGAACAAATTCGTAAATGCTtt GACAAGAGGATAAAGAACATTGGTGGACACACTGCTCAAAAAATGGTTTCAAATATACTCACAACCTGTATAACATTTGAGGTTGGCCATAAATTGTCTTGGACGGGTGCCAAAAACACGTTAGCGATCGAGAATTCCTCTTttgctaatataataattg GAGTTGTAAGCCGTACAAGAGCAAAAGGATCCACAGAATATACAATAGCAGAAATCATAAAACATATCAAAAATTGGCTACAACACGCGGGTGATAAGATGAggtatagattaaaaaaatctgcaTAA
- the LOC105834125 gene encoding uncharacterized protein LOC105834125 isoform X1, which translates to MPKIKSYNELSRSQQWRRRQETDRIVNNSEKENILHEKERLNDDIFIVENNNYSSDNDFYTSPNVASDVELESNDGYDSQYDEDLDFTIQKDFSLREFLQTWSVENNITHVALTKLLKGLRVNGHTNLPSDARTLLETPTTTAITTINNSSSTFFYHGLQKALKDHLRNNKPLNKSLDNLITINLSIDGLPLSKSSKSQFWPLLGQIVHTDYREKPFVIGVFHGYRKPTRPAEIIGEFIKEYNDVKSEGFQYRGRKYKILLNAVICDAPARAFVKCIKGHTGYYGCDKCEEEGEWRDNRMLFLNESAPLRTDEKFLLRHNEDHHLNNSPFESIGLKMITQFPLDYMHLVCLGVMKKLLNLWIRGVKNIKLRASEINQLSADLKTLVSHIPIEFSRKPRGLDELDRWKATEFRLFLLYTGLITMWSYLPINYLRNFYALHCAISILCNPIDCKNNNAYAHELLVYFVQTFKILYSEKYVTYNVHNLIHLHEDVKNYGCLDMFSAFPFENYFQEMKKMLRKSAQPLQQLHRRLTEKSKSKINMRYELEEYPILKKPKNEELQFGCEQSHREATFKNFTLSSEKEADSYCYINKNVLKIKYIGKKNGETVILGKILKNSSNISSYPCDSRHLGIHVGDEWSDVGIYPVSQISAKAIRLPYKQTYCMIPILHTTD; encoded by the coding sequence atgccaaaaataaaaagctacAATGAATTGAGTCGATCTCAACAATGGCGTCGAAGACAAGAAACAGACCGCATAGTTAATAATtcagaaaaggaaaatattttacatgaaaaagaaagacttaatgacgatatttttattgttgaaaataataactattcAAGTGACAATGATTTTTATACATCTCCAAATGTCGCATCTGATGTAGAATTAGAATCAAATGATGGATACGACAGTCAATATGATGAAGATTTGGATTTTACTATACAGAAAGATTTTTCATTAAGAGAATTTTTGCAAACGTGGAGTGTTGAAAACAACATTACTCATGTGgctcttacaaaattactgAAAGGTCTCCGAGTTAATGGACATACTAATCTTCCTTCCGATGCACGAACGTTATTGGAAACTCCCACAACAACAGCAATAACAACGATTAATAATAGTTctagtacttttttttatcacggATTACAGAAAGCATTAAAAGACCATTTACGAAACAATAAACCTCTCAATAAAAGTCTTGATAATTTAATCACAATCAATCTAAGTATTGACGGATTACCGCTGTCAAAAAGTTCAAAATCACAGTTTTGGCCTCTTTTAGGACAAATTGTACACACTGATTATAGGGAAAAACCATTTGTTATTGGAGTATTCCACGGATACCGTAAACCAACCAGACCTGCTGAAATTATTggtgaatttattaaagagtATAACGACGTAAAAAGTGAAGGATTTCAATATAGAGGAAGGAAGtacaagattttattaaatgctgTTATATGTGATGCCCCAGCAAGAGCGTTCGTGAAATGTATTAAAGGCCATACAGGATATTATGGTTGTGATAAATGTGAAGAAGAAGGTGAATGGAGAGATAATCGAATGTTATTTCTTAATGAAAGTGCTCCATTACGCACGGATGAAAAGTTTTTACTACGACATAATGAAGATCATCATTTGAATAATTCACCTTTCGAAAGCATAGGATTGAAAATGATTACTCAATTTCCCTTGGATTATATGCACCTTGTTTGTCTCGGTGTCATGAAAAAACTTTTGAATTTATGGATCCGAGgagtaaaaaacattaaattgcgtgcatctgaaataaatcaattatctGCAGACTTGAAAACGTTAGTATCACACATACCCATTGAATTTTCTAGAAAACCGAGAGGTTTAGATGAATTAGATCGCTGGAAAGCGACGGAATTTAGATTGTTTCTCTTATATACAGGTTTAATAACTATGTGGTCATATTTACCAATTAATTacttgagaaatttttatgcTCTACACTGTGCAATTTCTATTCTTTGCAATCCTATCGATTGTAAGAACAATAATGCGTATGCGCATGaattattagtatattttgtacaaacatttaaaattttatattctgaaAAGTACGTAACGTACAATGTACATAACTTGATTCATTTGCACGAAGATGTTAAGAATTATGGATGTCTGGATATGTTCAGCGCCTTTccatttgaaaattattttcaagaaatgaaaaaaatgctcAGAAAAAGTGCACAACCATTGCAGCAATTGCACAGACGATTGACTGAaaaatcaaaaagtaaaataaatatgaggTATGAACTTGAAGAATATCCCATTCTTAAAAAACCCAAAAACGAAGAATTACAGTTTGGATGTGAACAGTCTCATCGAGAAGCAAcgtttaaaaactttacacTGTCTTCCGAAAAAGAAGCGGAttcttattgttatataaataaaaatgttcttaagattaaatatattggcAAAAAGAATGGAGAAACAGTTATACtgggaaaaatattaaaaaattcaagcaatatttcttcatatccATGTGATTCACGACATTTAGGAATCCATGTCGGAGATGAATGGTCTGATGTAGGAATATATCCAGTCAGCCAAATAAGTGCCAAAGCAATACGATTACCTTACaaacaaacatattgtatgaTACCAATTTTACACACTACTGACTAA